One window from the genome of Microscilla marina ATCC 23134 encodes:
- a CDS encoding acetolactate synthase large subunit: MKASELFIKVLENEGVEYIFGIPGEENLDFLNSLKNSKIKLILTRHEQGAGFMAATYGRLTGKPGVCLATLGPGATNFTTAAAYAQLGAMPMMMITGQKPIKKSKQGRFQIIDVVDLFRPITKYTRQIVNGNNIPSMVREAFRLAMEERPGAVHLELPEDIAEEECQERVFTVVGHRRPDADKETIGEAAKMIENAKMPLVLIGAGANRKRTSKALTEFLEKTKIPFFNTQMGKGVVDERHPRFLGTAALSDHDFVHAAIGKADLIINVGHDVIEKPPFFMEQGGTKVIHLNFFPAEVDEVYFPQLNVVGDIASNIEKLAEQVNDHSNWDFADYEKIKIKVGEHLSKYFEDIRFPMLPQRLVNLLRQTLAEEDIITLDNGVYKLWFARNYHCYQPNTLLLDNALASMGAGLPSAMCAKLLNPEKRVVSVCGDGGFMMNSQELETAVRLGLNLTVIILNDNAFGMIKWKQEDMGFDNFGLDYNNPDFVKYAESYGAIGHRPASDDEFIEMLDKALNTDGVHVIDLAVDYSLNHSILNVLLKQQAGVKQ, from the coding sequence AAACCTTGATTTTTTGAATTCGCTGAAAAACTCAAAAATAAAATTAATTCTTACCCGTCATGAGCAAGGCGCTGGGTTTATGGCAGCTACTTATGGCCGACTCACTGGCAAACCCGGAGTTTGTTTAGCTACCTTAGGTCCAGGCGCCACCAATTTTACTACGGCGGCTGCTTATGCCCAATTAGGTGCCATGCCTATGATGATGATTACTGGGCAAAAACCTATTAAAAAGTCCAAGCAAGGGCGTTTTCAGATCATAGATGTGGTAGATTTGTTTCGCCCCATCACCAAGTATACCAGGCAGATTGTCAATGGTAATAATATTCCTTCTATGGTACGCGAGGCTTTTCGCTTGGCAATGGAAGAACGCCCTGGCGCAGTTCATTTAGAATTGCCCGAAGACATTGCCGAAGAAGAGTGTCAAGAGCGGGTATTTACTGTAGTAGGACACCGCCGTCCAGATGCCGACAAAGAAACGATTGGTGAGGCGGCAAAGATGATAGAAAATGCCAAAATGCCCTTAGTGTTGATAGGAGCTGGAGCCAATCGCAAAAGAACCAGTAAGGCCTTGACTGAGTTTTTAGAAAAAACCAAAATCCCCTTCTTTAATACCCAAATGGGCAAAGGGGTGGTAGACGAGCGTCACCCTCGTTTTTTGGGCACAGCTGCTTTGTCTGACCATGACTTTGTACACGCGGCTATTGGCAAGGCTGACTTAATTATAAATGTAGGGCACGATGTGATAGAAAAACCACCGTTTTTTATGGAACAAGGTGGTACTAAGGTCATTCATTTAAACTTTTTTCCGGCTGAAGTAGACGAAGTATATTTTCCGCAACTGAATGTAGTGGGAGACATTGCTTCTAATATAGAAAAGCTTGCCGAACAGGTCAATGACCATAGTAATTGGGATTTTGCTGACTACGAAAAAATCAAAATCAAGGTAGGGGAACACTTAAGCAAGTATTTTGAAGATATTCGTTTCCCGATGTTGCCTCAACGTTTGGTAAACCTATTAAGGCAAACCCTTGCCGAAGAGGACATTATTACGCTAGATAATGGAGTATATAAACTATGGTTTGCCCGAAACTATCATTGTTACCAACCCAATACTTTGCTGTTAGACAATGCCCTTGCTTCTATGGGAGCAGGTTTGCCATCGGCCATGTGTGCCAAATTACTCAACCCTGAGAAACGTGTAGTATCGGTATGTGGAGACGGAGGTTTTATGATGAACTCACAAGAGCTTGAAACGGCAGTGCGTCTGGGGTTAAACCTTACAGTAATTATTCTGAATGACAATGCTTTTGGAATGATTAAATGGAAACAGGAAGACATGGGTTTTGATAATTTTGGGCTAGATTATAATAACCCTGATTTTGTGAAATATGCCGAAAGTTACGGTGCCATTGGTCATAGGCCTGCCAGTGATGATGAGTTCATTGAAATGCTCGACAAAGCCCTCAATACTGACGGGGTACACGTTATAGACCTGGCAGTTGACTACTCTCTCAATCATTCTATTTTAAATGTGTTGCTTAAACA